Sequence from the Tripterygium wilfordii isolate XIE 37 chromosome 10, ASM1340144v1, whole genome shotgun sequence genome:
TCAGTGGTGCCAGGTTAGGATACAGTGATATATTTCCAACGCATAATtgattaaaatttcattttacCACTCTCTTGGTTTGGATGTCTCTGTACTGCTTCCTTCCTTTCCCTATGTCCATTGTTCCAGATACAATATAAGAAGCTATGTAATCTCCGGATATGCAAATAAGCATACTATGATGATTTTCGACTTTTTTTTCCCACTTATTTCATGTTGGTTGCTTTAGCAATTATGAGAGTGTTTTGAGTAGTTCATCCTTTGTTCCTTTCTtccttattgttttttttttcctccgtAGTTTATGCTTTGTTTCTTTCTGTCGCTTTTCGAAGTAATAAATTCAACGTTGGAAACAGCATTCTCATTGAATAAATTTGATGTCTAGATTGCCTTTAatgaacaaattcaatcattcacAATTGAATCCACAGATATCTTTCTTTGAATAAAAGAAGTTTTTTCAAGCAAcgaagggggtgcaacccagaaAGAAAACAAGGAGGAGAGTGCAGCCCTAAAAGCTACATACTACATAAAGTCGTATAAATCAAAACATTCTCTGATGGGGGGGTGCATTCCCTAACTTTAAGCATTCCAACCAGTTTACTAAGATATCTGAATCCACAGATATAACAAAGGTATATACAACTTGGAATCCTTGCCAAGGATTGAGATAGTTGTTGGGAGTCAAGGTTGAATACCAATTTGGCATCGAACTGCAACTGTAATTAAATTTACTATAAGGGGACTGTTGCTACAAACTCAAAGGAGAATTGGCAATAAACAATCACAACATTATATTTGCTGGTATCAAAGAATCACAATTTAACTTTAGATTACATAGGAAAAAAGCAGCAGCAATATTATAGATGGGCTGCAGTTTCCTGAGGTTCGACGCAGCCCTTGAAGACATCTTGTGAAATAACCTTTCCAATTTCAAAGGTGGTTCTTGCCGATAACTATTAACTCAAAAGCTATGTGATCATTTTACTCATTAAAATGCTAGTTTTCTAATGGAACTGCAGGGCATTTGCTCTTTTGTCTTTATCAGCTATTTCAGCTAGAGTTTCGCCTTTAGTTGGGAGTTCATAAGGCAACAAAACCCTGAACACAGCATAATGATGATTTAAGCTTTTCTCCCCCTGTAGCCTGTGAACACTGCCTAATGCACCAGCCTTGGGATTTGGAAAAGCATAAAATATGCGCCTGATCCTTTGATGAACAAGGGCCATCGCACACCTAAAATGGAAAGCTCAACATATCAGGCAGCAAATATCAAAACAATTTCGGATTGGGGGAATACCTGTGCATTATGCGCAAATCCTACAACCATGGCGCActaaaaaattttagaaaattttgaaaaaaatcataaaggTAAAATATAAGCGATCTCAACCATTAGATTTTAAATTTATcttaaaaatcacaaaaaatataaaattgttaCTTAAATTCCATCCACCAAAATGGTGCACAGGTTCGCCCCAAATCCAACAATCTCAAACTAAAGAAGGAAAGTTCTTTATGAGAGCATTGAAACTTAGTCAAGGACATCCTATGTCATATAGGTGCATGAGTAGGCAGCATAAGCAGTACTAATACAAGAAAAGTGCAAAGCAATAAGTACATAAACTTTGTTTTAGGATACTTACATTGTACATGGCTCCCAAACAAGGAAGATGTCATAACCAGTACATAGATAAGGTCTCTCTGATATAGAACAAGAATCCTTGGTGTGCAAAACCTGTTTGTCTTCTTTCTCAACCTGAAATAGCATAATACAATTAGAAATAAATGCAATCCTCGAAGCCTTTTTCTCTGAATGATGAGAGAACCTTCAACTAAATAACACAGAGAAATGTTACTGCCATAAAAAATTGAAGTTTACTAACACTAATTGGGTGTATGTGCTACTGCTAACAAAATACTTAACACGTTTCATATAACTTTCAACATAATACACCACTCAGGGAACTAAACCTCCTTATTCATGGCAAGGATATAACAAGATGACATGGCTTTATGAACACTGAATCTAAAATCTGTGAAAGCAATGCATGAAAAAAAGAGGACAAAAACATCATTGCATCAATTTTTACATATAATGTAAGACACTGGAAAGGTAAAAACACTCACGTACAAGCATCCTACAGTGGAGGTGGGGTTGGGGAAGACCACGATGTATGCAACCTACGCTTGCAATCCGAAAAGAATGTTTGCAGGACTTGAATATGTAGTTGTGACAAAACGAACTTACCGCTAGGCCAAGGGTTCACAAAAAAATTCTAAGACCATTGTTCTCGCCTCCATGGCATATAAGTTAATTAATAAACATACTGTGTTGGCTATCCATAAATGGATCCCTTGGTATTTTCACAATACACATGCAGGAAAACTCAAATAAGGTGTCCAATCAAGAAAACAGAGATTAGCTCACATTTGTAAGGTTGGTCTTTGGTCTTTTTGCTGGAGAAGTTATGAAAGAAGATTGCATATCTTCCACATCGTAACACTCATCTCCAATGTGTCCAAGAGCAGGAAATAGGTGTCTATCCATGGCAGCAGAAACTTCAATAGCAACAATAGCAGCATGCCGCAGAGGATGCCAATAACATGAACTTGTCCTTGGTCGTTGCTCAGACGACCGCCAAGGATTCAAACAAGAAACATTAGTATATAATTTTCTGAATTTATCAGATGAACCATTTGAAAGTGGGAATACATTGGTTGCTACTTGAGAGGACTTGGGATGAGAACACAGAGATTCTGCTTGTTCAATACAGCCGTTACTCATGCTGGCATTGCTTTCTGGGGGAAGCCAAGAGTTGATTTGATCACAGGCAGATGCAATAATCTGCCTATTGGAAGGGTCCACGATAACTGCAGCATTGACTAACTGCAGAGCAAGGCAGAACAAAGAGACTCAGACACACAAAAACTCAAATCACCAATATTTAATTGCAGTCTATGCAAGCAAACCAATTATCAAACCTTGACAGAGTAAATAGCATAATTTATGGAGCTGAATACATTATAAGAAGCTTGTTTAGGTGCTTATCAGAAAGAATGACGCTCTTTTAGGTATTTCCTTACGTAGACTACTATGCTCTTTTAGGTATTTCCTTACGTAGAGTACCCTGCTCTTTTAGGTATTTCTTTATGTAAACTACTATACTATCACAAATACACTAGAGTACAACTAATCAatcttgttaagattagttactatGTCATTCAACCCATAAGTTAACTTTTGGGTtgggggcatttcacatcatttatatatattaaccccccccccccccccaacatgTGGGCTAGACAATCCGATGGCCCAACCGCGCACAACAAACGAgacccaacactagggctactctcacacaaaGCTTACATTGGGGTaacaacaaatgggggtttaaattaTAGAAGTTAAGATTTGACCCAAGAGGCCAAGACCTTGTTGGGTTGCGGCAATTctcatcatttatatatattctaacaaatCTACTACACTCTAGTTCATCCATATGCAAAATAAACTCAgggcaaataattttttttaatagaatatAACTCATTACCAAGATGACAAGGGAACGAACAAACAAATGGGAGACATGTAACAAAaagtaatatttttaaatatcttggctTGATTTTCCAAGATGATAGAGACATTAGTAAAGATGTAGTTAATAAGATAAAAACGGGTGGAGGAATGCATCCAGAGTTTTATATGACCGAAGGATTCCTTTAAGATTGAAGCAGAAATTTTATAGTTCTTCTATACAACCCGCAATGATGTATGATTCTGAGTGTTGGGCTATTAAGACACaacagatcaaaaaaattcatgtAGCAGAAATGCGAATACTTCATTGGATGTGtaagataagaaatgagattatgaGATTTAAGATGGGAGGACCACAAATAGAAGATAAGTCGCGAGAAAACTGTTTAAGATAGTATGAGTATGTTCAATGTAGAGATATGATGTGGCGGTGTGGAGAATTGAGAGAATTcatataggagagagtaggaagcaaaagaagaagacctaaaaagacattaTATGAATTCTATAAGAGTTTATGAAAGCATAACCCTAGGTAGAAATGAATAATGTAAACGAATACACATAATGAATTCTTGTcgattttctcataaactcatgtaaccGACTCCAAACTTTTGGTATAAATaaaggcttggatgatgattatgatgaaTATAACTCATTACCCTTTCTTCACTGGATTTTGCTAACTCAATAGCGAATTTCATGAAGCTGAAAACTGATTGTGAATCCTCTTCACTAAATCCCATGACGCCATTAATATTGCTGCAAttgtaaaaagaaaagagacaGCAAAGATAATTAAGAACAAGTGCATCGAACATATTCTAGCTACATCATACAATGCCACTTTGTTAGAAGCTCGCTGATATATATCATACATAAAAATGAGAATTGAACTGTTTGGCCCCCATAGAGTGATAGTTAGCAAGCAGGATTTTATGTCCATGAACAATCTTTGATTAAGTTCCATACCATCAAAATTCTtatatttcaatatttttttctcacATGTCCCAAGCACATTACAGAAAGTTTTACAAAACTTTCCTTTATAAGCAGGAGTTTCAGAAAATCCATATGTTGTATTATTTAAGGTACAATAACAGGTAACATTATTCTATAATTAACTGATTAAGTATATGATACCACAGCAGATCCAACAAAAAGTAAGCTTACTAAATTTAGGTTCGGAAATAACAGAAAAGATTCGGGCTATCAATAGTTGGTACCCTTACTATGACCAATATTCATTGACATGTAACTCAGAGTTAATCATGTCATAATGCAGCAAGAGGAAGGACAACAATCATATTTAGAAATCACTTGTATATTACTAGGTAGGCGGATGATATGATGTTGGCCAGAGCTTGCATTGTCCTTCCCACTCTTCTTTTGATGATGCAGCATACTTACAAACCTAGCATAAGTGAAAAATCATGATTGCATCCAAAAGTCTAAAAGTCCTGTCAGATTAATGAGCATATCAAAtaggataattaaaaaaataagtaaatcCCTTAGAACAATGGTTGAAAGTATTTGATTATATCTCGTATTCCATACACTTCAATTAACAAGTAAGCCAAAACCTCCAAGTTCAAGGATGACCCACTTGTGTTATAAAAGGACTCAACTGGTAGGAGTTGACTAGCTCCTGTACATTTTCTGGAACACAGTTCCACTGATTCTCATCTTCACAAGCAAGGCATAAGATTGCCGACAGCTGAGATTTccctaataaaaaataaaacaattattgCCATGGAAAGACACTGCAAAACATTccctaaaataaatattaacaaaGGAAGCTTGTTTAACTTATCCTCTTTTCCGTAGCATATTCCAACTCAAATGCAATAATCAAGGATACATTCACATACCCCCTTCAACAGCTTTCTTTCGAATCCGCTTCACATGTCGTAAATTCTCCAATGGAGCTATTTGATTCAGGCGCCTATCAAATAAGAATCTACATCAATTCAAAAATGGAtctaataaaaaagaagagtgATCCACTAAATTTCAGCGAAAGGACGCTCCCTGTTTTCAAAGAATGTAAATAATCACAAACAAATCTTTCAACAATTTCCTTAAGTTTCCTAAGACAACGAATTTCTAGAACACTAATTAATGCACACAGCGCTCTACTTCTTCCTCCTCAATGACCTAAACCAAAGCGAACTGGGGGCTCCCTTTCTCAAGTTTCTTTCTCGCTGGTACTCTCTCTCGAACAGAACTAGTACATAGGCTCGAGAGGTTTTAACTATTAAGAATTCCTAAATTTAATAAGTGAAGGGCAAGAAAGCTAACCTGATGAGAGTGTTGGCAAGGTTCGGCTCAATCATTGATGCATACACATTCACTGTGACGAATTGGATTCCAAACAGAAACACATTTCAGAACACACCACAGAGAAAGTCCACTGCaagctgagagagagagaaggagaggctCACCGGTGGGTTGTTGATCGGTAGGAATCGGAGGTTTGCCGGGGATGTTAACGATTCGCCACGCCTCCCCAGTCTCCTCGTTCATCACTACcgtttcctccatttcttggcGGCTGTGATTGTAACGAACGCAACGGTAGCAGACGTTAAGAGTTTTAGGCACTCCGAAGGTTTTTAAGAAACGACGCCGttccttttcccttttcttgAACGTTGTAAAACACCAAAATGTTTTAATATCCAATTAATTGACGTTAAGTGAGTTAAGATTTGAAAGATATACTCTAATTCTGTTTTTACATTTGACTATAATACAAAAAACACTCTTTGATTTATTGTTTTCTTACTAACATATCCCATTAATCAATTACACTTTCACAAACTTCAATTCGAGTTTGTAGCTTCTTGGTCAAAAAAGAATATGTACTCTGTAGATTGCAAGTTCAATTCCTATTCCCAGCCCTACCTAGAATTTTCACGTAATTACCTCATGGACGTGAAAATAGCAAGCTTGGCTGCTATTAGGCCCACCAAGTCTTGCCACACAATCTAGGAGCGTTGCTGTATTGCAATCTTCTGGCAGTGTAATCATACAAACGAGAGAAAACCATAAAACATGGTAAACTTCTCATTCATGGAAGGTAAACTTGCCCA
This genomic interval carries:
- the LOC120007578 gene encoding tRNA-specific adenosine deaminase TAD3-like isoform X1, with amino-acid sequence MEETVVMNEETGEAWRIVNIPGKPPIPTDQQPTVNVYASMIEPNLANTLIRFLFDRRLNQIAPLENLRHVKRIRKKAVEGGKSQLSAILCLACEDENQWNCVPENVQELVNSYQLSPFITQVCKYAASSKEEWEGQCKLWPTSYHPPTYNINGVMGFSEEDSQSVFSFMKFAIELAKSSEERLVNAAVIVDPSNRQIIASACDQINSWLPPESNASMSNGCIEQAESLCSHPKSSQVATNVFPLSNGSSDKFRKLYTNVSCLNPWRSSEQRPRTSSCYWHPLRHAAIVAIEVSAAMDRHLFPALGHIGDECYDVEDMQSSFITSPAKRPKTNLTNVEKEDKQVLHTKDSCSISERPYLCTGYDIFLVWEPCTMCAMALVHQRIRRIFYAFPNPKAGALGSVHRLQGEKSLNHHYAVFRVLLPYELPTKGETLAEIADKDKRANALQFH
- the LOC120007578 gene encoding tRNA-specific adenosine deaminase TAD3-like isoform X3 codes for the protein MEETVVMNEETGEAWRIVNIPGKPPIPTDQQPTVNVYASMIEPNLANTLIRFLFDRRLNQIAPLENLRHVKRIRKKAVEGGKSQLSAILCLACEDENQWNCVPENVQELVNSYHNINGVMGFSEEDSQSVFSFMKFAIELAKSSEERLVNAAVIVDPSNRQIIASACDQINSWLPPESNASMSNGCIEQAESLCSHPKSSQVATNVFPLSNGSSDKFRKLYTNVSCLNPWRSSEQRPRTSSCYWHPLRHAAIVAIEVSAAMDRHLFPALGHIGDECYDVEDMQSSFITSPAKRPKTNLTNVEKEDKQVLHTKDSCSISERPYLCTGYDIFLVWEPCTMCAMALVHQRIRRIFYAFPNPKAGALGSVHRLQGEKSLNHHYAVFRVLLPYELPTKGETLAEIADKDKRANALQFH
- the LOC120007578 gene encoding tRNA-specific adenosine deaminase TAD3-like isoform X2 gives rise to the protein MEETVVMNEETGEAWRIVNIPGKPPIPTDQQPTVNVYASMIEPNLANTLIRRLNQIAPLENLRHVKRIRKKAVEGGKSQLSAILCLACEDENQWNCVPENVQELVNSYQLSPFITQVCKYAASSKEEWEGQCKLWPTSYHPPTYNINGVMGFSEEDSQSVFSFMKFAIELAKSSEERLVNAAVIVDPSNRQIIASACDQINSWLPPESNASMSNGCIEQAESLCSHPKSSQVATNVFPLSNGSSDKFRKLYTNVSCLNPWRSSEQRPRTSSCYWHPLRHAAIVAIEVSAAMDRHLFPALGHIGDECYDVEDMQSSFITSPAKRPKTNLTNVEKEDKQVLHTKDSCSISERPYLCTGYDIFLVWEPCTMCAMALVHQRIRRIFYAFPNPKAGALGSVHRLQGEKSLNHHYAVFRVLLPYELPTKGETLAEIADKDKRANALQFH